The DNA window TTTTGTGCCTCGTAAGTATACAAGTAACACATTGCTTGATGGCGCATACTGATACATTATATCTTGAGCTACAGCtagaaaaaattgaaccgagttaagcaggaaggaatcAGGCTACATCAGctactgcaaaatttaattaggtttaatgttttacatgaaaacaggtgtgcggattttcgtgcaatttttagtgaattttttgcaaagcaCGAAGCaaactccttgaaattttcaaaggaatccgcacgagcGTTCTCTAgagtataaaaaattaaagtgcccgcttaaattcggcaatagctgttTGGTTcacatggcgtgctttgcgatatatcgattgttatgccatttaaacctatggaaaaggatcgataaacagggtgttcgcagcgaacaccttgataatcgattctttaccatagatttaaatggcataataatcgatagatcgcatttcacgccacgccactggcttggttcctttctgctaaacgcagttcAATTAAGAGTCAACTTGATCACGTGTCACCAGAAATACCGCAGTATATCCGATTCGGATCTGTCGCTCCTCTGTGGCGGAGGAATTCTGAGGGCTGGATGATATTCTGAGATATGCCATAACACCTAAATAACCGCCGCAGAAACAGAATTTTTgcaatcttaaaaaaattaatttttatggaggaaatggaggaaaaaacttaGAAATGAGCAGTTGAACTATGATTTTGAAGTCCCAGACCGTAGAGATGAGTAAATAGGAATACTAAGCGTGGAAAAGCAAAGAATCACGACGTAACATGGTAGCATTATATGTATCGGACGGAGAGATATTGGACTTCATGCTCATTGCTCAGCCATAGCTATTCTAATTTAATTTACAATGAAGCaggttttttctatttttatccggggaaataaATACGAACATGACGCTCAATTTCGTGGAATCTGGCAGGatatctactaaaacaggccggccaaaaatcagtacttttacagaactttttcagtacattcccaggaaattcagtacctccttgatagaaaaattcagtactttttcagtagcTCCAATTggcgaaattcggaaaatttaaagactttgaattttccactcaaattgcgacaaaaatgacaaaaaaatgaaaaaattccggaccttcttgcggaattccgcactCTTTCAGCActcccggaccgcccttaaaaaatcagtactttatccgtactttccgaaaattccggacttgtagacaccccgcCTAGGTACTCTCTGATAGTAGATGAGCAAAGAGTCCACAAATTTTACTGCATGATACATAATTTAGAATCTTTCTCAAAAGCGCTAAACCTCAACCTGCATTTTCCTCCTCCAGCCAGGTAGATGGAGTCAAGACCACGAGGGTGAGATCCATCGTTCCAACGACGAGACCCTCCAAAACCCGAGATTTATGTATCATCAGCAGGAGCAAGAATCAATGACGGGGCcctcgaaaaaacaaaatagtcCATCCTCAGAGTTGAATGAGAAGAAAAAGCCAAACTTGTTTGGCCCTTTTTTTCGAGGACAGGAAGATGGCGTAAAGAATTCGAAACTCCCAAGGCGAAGGTTGCTGCGAGGTAGTTCAGACGACGAGTTAGCATACAATCAATCGCATAGGTTCGTGTGCGACACATGCTCCAGCAATCGCATAGCCTGGGTTAATGGCAAATGCGGCAATATGTTCGCTTTTGGGTTGATGAACAGGCCTGGCTTGCATCATGATGGGTACGTGCCTGACGACATAGGCATCGGGGAGGAGTACGAGTACGTCGCGTTCGAATATTGCCTCGATTGCGGGCAAATTCAGGATGGAGTCCATGAGTTCCCCCTCCCGGAGACGTATTTTGAGAAACATCGGATTATGGCGATAAACCCTGATTACTACGAGGATGATAGCGAAGATACGAAGACTCCCAAGTAGCATCGTCATCTACTCTCTAGGtggcgctcatcaagaaaaCGTCTAATTTCTAGAAAGATCAATTTTCTagaaagaaaataggtataaagtagatctagaaaatagacacgagaaaatagaaagaaaatacatcgtttccttgcattttcttaaaagaaaacattaagagATTGACTggaaaataattctactttcaataaatttcctATCTTTTTCCCAAATGGAAAGTTGACAGAAAGTAGACCtatgaaatagatctattttctttggtcagacttttgactcgcagtgttttttctttcaattttccagataactctcattttcttggtattttctacaagttttcttaatatttgttttctgggaaaaaattttattttgctactTGGGCTACTGCGAAGATAGGCAGATaattaactctatttggactagattttgcaattgaatcagtgagaacgaaaatacaccaactcggtgGCTCGAAAATgccgcatctgttccaacttggaaaTGTGAAAAGTCCTCAAGCACCTGCGTCTTTCGTCACCGAACTTCTTTTTCTTGTACTAACTTTTTCAAccactgtgcagttttgcgtgtgtcttgattattttcattttttcgagttggtgtgttttcgttctcactgattcaattttcatttaagacGGTCAATCTTCCTAAAAGTCATTGACATcatagcgcatctgttccaactttgacctttaaagtttccttaaGTACTaattgtctttcggcaccaaaactCTTTAACTTAAACACTTCTTCGACAACTTTgcaattttgtgtttgtctagattattttaattttttcgagttggtgtgttttcgccctcactgattcaattaggaactctggtaaaaattggaagtGGGATCTGTATTCCAAAATGCTATAGACCTAGCCGGCTGAAAGATTTCCTATGGCTTCTGTATCCGGCTATACAATTTCTAATGGCCTTTTATAGCAGATGGCGATAAAGCTACACCCAAGCGATAAACTGCGCATagcccggcgcacagtggatccagtcaattagagaggtcggacttgaaatttttgacataaACTGCGaactttgatgtttatttcgtcacattttaaagttcaaggggtgctcctagaagaaaatttcacaaagaaaccaatggaaccactttcaaaacctcaaagttttgtataaacggagttgtataGGTAAGCGTGTAaaggttccaaattttgtccgacctctccattGACTGGATCCGCTGTGCGGCGATAAGAACTAGAGCCCGGCTGCacgattttctatcgccttctattccggctataagaattcctatggtattttggagcgTAGCTCcctttgccaatttttaccagggaactaCAATTCGTTGCTTCCTAAACGAAGAAATGTAACTCTATCCAGGGTTGCGAAATTGACCAAGACAAAGTGATCGTTTACAAGAATGTGCCCGCgatattttggtcaaaaatttacctgattttcgcatgagatcagaggataaatcagtgaaattttcaaccagGAAAGCCCAAGATTTTCCTTCTTAAAGTGCAATTTGCGTGGAGAActttggcaatattgaaatgtacTTAAGTTCTTTTGTGGGGGAAACGGAGAATTGAAgtgcttggaagacaaggcgcataataTTGATAAACTCAACTAAAAGTACCTAGTTTgatacttgaaaaaaagagacTAGAAACTCTTTCTTTCATGTCTGAAAGAACAGTCTGAATGAATGTCTGAAAGAATAGTCTGAAAGAATGTCTGAAAGAATAGTGAAAACTGCACGACTAAAATCCagctttaaagcatcaaaaagtgagttttaaCTTCTTTTCTACCAGagggctccatgtaattttagaGCTGTAAACACGTTTAggttgaaatagcaaaaactgcatttatgcaccTCGTCCTccatcctccaagcccctcaatttctagctcggtttaaaaaaaaaaacgtatgcaccattagtttccctatagacttatgtatttttatacggatgagccagaaattatagttcctaatttcaacaGCTAATCCATTTCTAATCGCCTACGAGAAGAGGGACTTTCGTCCACGATGAATCTGCAGTATCTCGCGATAATTAACGATACCATACCATACCGTAATTTGTGAGGAACTTACTTTGTTTTTGAGAGTGGTTTAGATTTTTCAGGCGACTTTCACGAAATAATTATGTTTGCGTTACATTTTGAGGCTATTCGGGATTAAAGTGAGTAAAGGTTCTAATAAGAACGAGATGTTGGTGATGTCTGtgaacttatttcaaaaatgttgcgaAAAAAATAGACCTTCAAAAATCGCATTGAAGGGCGACTTTTCAAAGTCaatattggcgcgtatacgtagtataccgcctttgcgatcgtttcgaaccctgctcgatacaataaccgagtcccttagttccttaccgaaaagtgactaccgcgaacttctgagattttccaaagcgtgtgaaaagtttatttatccatcaataattatgatttaaagttgtttctcattctggggctcattagtttatgtgcagtgaataccaagagtctacgttacttggttttttcaaaaaaagcctaagaatgcgacgcgctgatttaaaatatgcatatataagcagaatcaagcgaattgattcgaggatggctgagcaggtcggcactctcgaaatgagaatttaactcctccgttttgttcaaaacgttgctttgacagatctgtaacctcggttatacttttcaaaagttggtacccgtgctctgatagtgctgttcatctgacaacaatgtcagtgtcagctgataataatatttttatcatatgaggttaataaaaagttttcagtcagtctttgacatcctgaataattgtcttggtatttatttactaattttacagaattatattttatttcttattaaaactaagaaatacagtgcaatctgtgtaagtgcaatctgtgatgagcctcgagactcattagaccattagctaaacgtggctcatacaggaatccacttacccctctcttccccacgctcctgatcactgcgtcggcgtctcgacgaacaatagctaatgacggtcgccaagctaggccgggatcctcagcccctcgcccaatta is part of the Bemisia tabaci chromosome 1, PGI_BMITA_v3 genome and encodes:
- the LOC109029777 gene encoding uncharacterized protein, giving the protein MVPLLLQLHIAISSSTMTYCIFRLTLFASLQWLMMKFTKQRPLSQMPTLRDAPGRWSQDHEGEIHRSNDETLQNPRFMYHQQEQESMTGPSKKQNSPSSELNEKKKPNLFGPFFRGQEDGVKNSKLPRRRLLRGSSDDELAYNQSHRFVCDTCSSNRIAWVNGKCGNMFAFGLMNRPGLHHDGYVPDDIGIGEEYEYVAFEYCLDCGQIQDGVHEFPLPETYFEKHRIMAINPDYYEDDSEDTKTPK